From the genome of Blautia hydrogenotrophica DSM 10507:
GAGAAGATAAAGGTCCGGAAAAAGGAACTGCGCCCTTTTCGAAAGGCCCACAGAGCTGTGTGGAGGGCAGCCGCAGTCACGGCACTGGTCTGTGTCCTTTTGTGGGCAGGCTATACTTATTATTTTGAGCGCACATGGACTGTTGACTCTGAGGATGTGAAAGTAACCTGGGAGAAGAGCGGAGGAGTGGTCACTTTAAGTTTTCAGCCAGACAGAGAAGGCATATATATCAATGCGGTGCGAACCTCCCACAATCCAGATGTAGTGGAAGTGAAGGCACGGCATGTGAATCCGCTGGGGGATAAGCATCACCGGAACGGCTATTGCGGATACACCTTTGTGGATGAAGATACGATTCTGGATGAGGGTACGGGAGCACCGCTGCAGCTGACTGGGGAGGAGGTTTTGACGGTCAAATTTGAGGATAAGACAGAGAAGATTCCCGTGGCTGCCCTCTATGATGGGACAGGACTTAATTTCAGCCCCAAATAGAGGATTACCGCATCTTCAAAATCCCGGGGATTAAGCCCTGTGACCTTCCGTATCCGGTTTAAGCGGTACTGCAGAGTATTCTTGTGAAGGTAGAGCCGCTCACAGACTGCCACAAGGGACATATTTTCCTCATAGTATACCAGCAGCAGCTCTCTATCCTCGCTGCTGAGGTGGGAGACAGTCCTGGAAAAGTACTCCTGCTGAAGGTCGGAGCTTACGTCGGACAGCAGCAGTTCCAGGTAGAGCTGGTCAAAAAAAACACAAGAGCTTCCGGACAGCTGGGCGCTTTTCAGAGCAATCTGGCAGGTCTGATAGGAATGCATGAGCTGCTGCGGAGAGGTGCATTTTCCAATACCCATGCAGAGGCTGCCTTTGTGCTTTTCCCCAAAATGGGACAGGGTTTCCCGGCAGTTAGTCAGCTTAGGTTCCGGCAGTATGGCCAAATATTCTCTGGGATACTGGAAACAGTAAAGCGTCAGTTCAAGACTGCGGAATAGGTGATAAATCTCAGGTTCCACGGCCGGGATACCCGTCTGGGGAAACTGATGGCCAAGCTGTATCAAGAGAATGCGTGAAGGGGTTTGAAGTTCCAAGTTCAAATCTGACGGCAGAGTTTCGAGATCTTCTGGAGTGATGGGGGCACCTTTTAACAGCTTCTGAATCAGATAACCTCTTTTTTGTTCCAAATCTCTAAGGTGTAGGTTTCCCTCGCTCTCACAGACCAGAAGACGAGTGATTCTCTCAGCTAAATGGGCATATTTGGAGACTTCCTTGGGATCTCCGCTGATTCCGATAATAGCTAGAAGTTCTCCATTGTGATAAACTGGAAGATTAATTCCAGCTTTCGTGCCAGGATAGAGGCTATCCTGAGGAATCTCCATGAGGGTACCGCTCTGAGCTGCACGTCTTCCAATCTCATGGTAGGTTCCTATCCGGCTGGAATCTGTGCTGGCGATGATCTCGCCGTCAGGGGTGATAAAGTTTATATTTTTTTCGCAGACATCACTGACTGCGTCTACAATCTGTGAGGCCAGAGGCCGGCTGATTGGGTATGACATAATTTCCTCCATTTTAGGGATAGATAAATTTAAGACTAAAAAAACTCTGTGAGATAAATCATCCGTATTATATCATAAATTTTGTTATTGAGAACAAATTTAAATGAAAAATTTATGTAAAGTATGTTACATAGAATATACTTTTCTCTTGGGATTTTTGATAAAATACAGAAAAAGTTGTATGAGCGGAGGGGTGTTATGAAGATTGTCACAGTGATTGATTCTTTTAAGGGAAGTTTAAGTTCGATGGAAGCGGGGCGGGCAGCTACTGAAGGGATTCGTCGGGTAGACCCACAGGCGGAGGTACTGGTGCGGCCTTTGGCGGACGGAGGAGAAGGTACGGTTCAGGCCCTGGTGGAAGGTATGGGTGGCAAGCTCTGTCAGGTGACAGTGACGGGCCCGTTGGGAAAAACGGTGAACTGTGAATATGGAATTTTGGAGAAGTCTAAAACTGCAATTTTGGAGATGTCTGCGGCGGCAGGCATCACCCTGGTTCCCAGAGAACAGTTGGACCCCATGAAGGCTACCACTTACGGGGTGGGAGAGATGATTAAAGATGCCATCTTAAAAGGCTGCCGCAGGTTCATTGTGGGTATCGGCGGCAGCGCCACCAATGACGGAGGTGTGGGAATGCTTCAGGCTTTAGGATATGGCTTTCTGGATAGTCAGGGGCAACCGGTAGCTAGGGGAGCTCAGGGATTGAGAGATTTGGTGAAGATCTCTGATGAGGGAGTTTTGCCTCAGTTAAGAGAGTGTGAGTTTCACATTGCTTGTGATGTGACCAATCCCCTGTGTGGAGAGAAGGGATGCAGTGCGGTATTTGGGCCTCAAAAAGGAGCTACGCCCAAAATGATCGACCAGATGGATGAGTGGATGGGAAATTATGCTAAGATTACGGAGAGTGTTTTTCCAGGAGCGGACCCTAACACGGCTGGTTCAGGAGCAGCTGGTGGGCTGGGGTTTGCTTTTCTGGCGTTTACTCCGGCGGTCTTAGAATCTGGGATACAGATTGTATTAAGAGAACTGAAACTGGAGCAGGATATTGCGCAGGCTGATTTGGTGATCACTGGAGAAGGGCGATTGGATGAGCAGACTGCCATGGGAAAAGCTCCTATAGGTGTGGCACGTCTGGCAAAAAAATACGGAAAACCTGTGATTGGATTTGGCGGAAGTGTGACAGACGGGGCTAGAG
Proteins encoded in this window:
- a CDS encoding CdaR family transcriptional regulator, coding for MSYPISRPLASQIVDAVSDVCEKNINFITPDGEIIASTDSSRIGTYHEIGRRAAQSGTLMEIPQDSLYPGTKAGINLPVYHNGELLAIIGISGDPKEVSKYAHLAERITRLLVCESEGNLHLRDLEQKRGYLIQKLLKGAPITPEDLETLPSDLNLELQTPSRILLIQLGHQFPQTGIPAVEPEIYHLFRSLELTLYCFQYPREYLAILPEPKLTNCRETLSHFGEKHKGSLCMGIGKCTSPQQLMHSYQTCQIALKSAQLSGSSCVFFDQLYLELLLSDVSSDLQQEYFSRTVSHLSSEDRELLLVYYEENMSLVAVCERLYLHKNTLQYRLNRIRKVTGLNPRDFEDAVILYLGLKLSPVPS
- a CDS encoding anti-sigma factor family protein — translated: MKCEIIRDLLPNYLDGLTSQASNEAIEEHLETCAECRRCLDSMREELVLSEEKIKVRKKELRPFRKAHRAVWRAAAVTALVCVLLWAGYTYYFERTWTVDSEDVKVTWEKSGGVVTLSFQPDREGIYINAVRTSHNPDVVEVKARHVNPLGDKHHRNGYCGYTFVDEDTILDEGTGAPLQLTGEEVLTVKFEDKTEKIPVAALYDGTGLNFSPK
- a CDS encoding glycerate kinase; the protein is MKIVTVIDSFKGSLSSMEAGRAATEGIRRVDPQAEVLVRPLADGGEGTVQALVEGMGGKLCQVTVTGPLGKTVNCEYGILEKSKTAILEMSAAAGITLVPREQLDPMKATTYGVGEMIKDAILKGCRRFIVGIGGSATNDGGVGMLQALGYGFLDSQGQPVARGAQGLRDLVKISDEGVLPQLRECEFHIACDVTNPLCGEKGCSAVFGPQKGATPKMIDQMDEWMGNYAKITESVFPGADPNTAGSGAAGGLGFAFLAFTPAVLESGIQIVLRELKLEQDIAQADLVITGEGRLDEQTAMGKAPIGVARLAKKYGKPVIGFGGSVTDGARACNQNGIDAYFPILRSIVTLEEAMDTKQAYRNLADTAEQVFRLFTL